The stretch of DNA GGAGGCTCGGCACGGCGAAGTTCGGGAACGGTGGCGCACCACCGAACCCGACCGCGCCGAGCCACACCGGCATCACCAGCGCGGCCAGCAGCGCCCAGGTCACGACGCCCCACGCGACGCCCAGGCCGACGACGGCACCCGTCGACTGGCCGATCACGCCGGACTCGGCGATCGCAGCGAGGGCGACGCCGAGCACGGCTCCGTGTGAGAGGTGGACGACCCAGCCGGCGACGCCGCCGGAGAGGCCGTACAGCGCGGGGATCGCGGCCGCCAGCGTGGGCGGGTTCATCAGCGACACGAGAACGGCCATCACGGCCGCCCCGGCGATCCCGCCGGCGACGCCGGCCTGCCACGCGTCCAGTGCGAGTCCGCTGTCGGTCGCGGAGTCTGTCGTCGTTGCCATAGCGTCGGTCGATGCAC from Haloarcula litorea encodes:
- a CDS encoding histidine kinase, translating into MATTTDSATDSGLALDAWQAGVAGGIAGAAVMAVLVSLMNPPTLAAAIPALYGLSGGVAGWVVHLSHGAVLGVALAAIAESGVIGQSTGAVVGLGVAWGVVTWALLAALVMPVWLGAVGFGGAPPFPNFAVPSLLWHVVYGGVLGVGYAALR